DNA from Bombus vancouverensis nearcticus chromosome 14, iyBomVanc1_principal, whole genome shotgun sequence:
GAACCTGTAAAAGCACCTAAATCCGCGAAAAAAGTCAAACCTATGAAAGAGCCGGAACCTGTGAAAGAAGCGAAACCTTCGAAGGAACCTGAACCTGCGAAAGAACTGGAACTTGCGAAGCAACCCGAACCTGCGAAGGATCCGGAACCTACGAAGGAACTGGAACCTGCCAAGGAACCAGAGCCTTTGAAAGAACCAGAGCCTGTGACGGAAACGGTGTCTGTGGAGGAGCCGGAACCTGTGAAGGAAGCGGAACTTGCGAAAGAAGTACAACTCGCGGAGAAAACAGAACCCGTGAAGCAATCAGAACCGGAATTGGAAGCTATAAAAGAGCCCGTGAAAGAATCCGAATCTGTGAAGGAACCTGAGCCACTTGGAGAACCTGCGAAATCGTTAGAACCGGAATTAAACTCGGAAAATCCAGCGGAATCTATACAAGCGGTTACGGAAGCCTTGCAAGAGTCAGAATCAGAAGCAGTTCAAGGGCCGCAACCGATATCCGAGCTAGAAACCAATCAAGAATCTACGCCGAAAGCAAGTTCAGAACCTCAAACTACAGAAGGTGTAAGTGAGTCGGACGAAACAGACGAAAAGAAGGCGACAAATAAAGTTGGTATGTTGATCCGAAAAAGAAGTTGCCTAagaattgataaaaaaaattgtaggTAGACATACCGAGTCAGCTGGCGAGTATAAAATGTAACCAGatgattatgattattattatagtgTACAATTATTCCCAAATCTATTTTATGTTGCATGATATTCGTTTTGTATCGTATATAATTCCTTTGTTCGGTCTTTGAAAACGTACCGTAATGTATTGTGCGCGAGACGTTGCACAAATAGAAGTTGGTCGATTTAAAATTAGGATTTTTAAGCAAGGAAAATTTTGATCGGCCAGTTAATGAGAAGATTTTCATTTCAGTGAAACACGACAAGGAAGAGGCGGTTAAAAGAATAGAGGAATACCTTGTTAAAGCTGTTGAGGAGGCAAGGTGCGTAGTTTTTAGTAAAATTGGCACGTATCGGTAGTTACGATATTATGTAAGAAACGAGACTGTTGGCGAAACGATTAACATCATAACATTGAACTCGGCCAGGTAACCTGTTAATCGATTTGCAATCGACATACTAGCCAAAATTTCAACCTCTGTCGAACTGAAATCGTAATTGAGCTGGCGGAACGCGGGTATCTAATAATGACGCTATAATCGAGCACTGAAAATGTTTCATGCGATCCTTCCATGATTTGTTATAGGACtgaggaagaaaagaaacaggCTGCCGAGGAAGAAATAGCAAAACTCGAAGCGGATGAGATGAAAGCATGGGAAGCATTGCAGGTAGCGCAGGAACGTTTGGCGCATCTTGACGAAATTGTCGAACAAGAAAAAGCCGAAGCCGAAAGAAAAGCCGAGGAGGCGAAAATCGAGGCTAATCGACTGGAAACAGAAAGAATACTCGAGGAAGAAAGGTATAATTTATGCATTAGAAGAAGATATGTGTTTTTAAATTGTGAATCACGTACGATGTAATTGATGCATAATTTTGTATATTAGGAAAATAGCAGAAGCTAGAACAACAGCTCTGTTGAAGGAACAGGAGCGAATGATCATAGAGGAAGAACTCGAGAAGGCTCGTGACCAAGAGGAAACAGAGATAAGGTTAGCGAATGTTACGTTCGACGATCCAGACGAAGTGAAAGACATCGAGCATTTTCACGACGATGTGATAACCAGCGATATCACTGATcaagaaagggaagaaaggcTCTGTGATCCAGTTACAGATGACGATACGAGGGTAAATACCAATTTTCAATAACTAACAACGTCTCGACAACTCACGAGTAACGATTAACCCGCAACTACTCGCAGCTTCCTCGCAACTGCAACTAGTGGCAACTCAGTCGTAGCTACAACTACTGACTACTGATTACTGACTACTGATTAGTGATTACTGATTACTGACTACTGACCACTCTCTCCACTAAGATGTTCTTTTTATACCAGACTTTTTGGTATTACTACAACGTACACGTGCTTTACAGCTGTTGATCCAAGATGGTCAAGTacatcttttttaatttcccaaTGTCCTAAAGGTCTACGGGATTATGACCTATCGAAATTA
Protein-coding regions in this window:
- the LOC117155538 gene encoding uncharacterized protein LOC117155538 isoform X3, with translation MVYESDFYTTRRPYSRPLVSSYSITQDRPITLPISTILQYFDDEAREIRARVDSLLRRVHVFIPRAVASDFAEEIIPERMGSGDYVRRLISGKHNAKKDTIEPISWYDVPDRGNFGNLACVKYVAGKPQSVRKPYFKVADLRPSDVKNDVNFLSYYSKNREAAANASPDVPMTERELRKARALQPDLDESTLRKEIKTDKETESKPEKKRGFKRGKAETKGTEDEATKASTLQSVKEPEPVNETQSKPETIKEAEFASEIAKQPEPLQESELSKQPEPVKAPKSAKKVKPMKEPEPVKEAKPSKEPEPAKELELAKQPEPAKDPEPTKELEPAKEPEPLKEPEPVTETVSVEEPEPVKEAELAKEVQLAEKTEPVKQSEPELEAIKEPVKESESVKEPEPLGEPAKSLEPELNSENPAESIQAVTEALQESESEAVQGPQPISELETNQESTPKASSEPQTTEGVSESDETDEKKATNKVVKHDKEEAVKRIEEYLVKAVEEARTEEEKKQAAEEEIAKLEADEMKAWEALQVAQERLAHLDEIVEQEKAEAERKAEEAKIEANRLETERILEEERKIAEARTTALLKEQERMIIEEELEKARDQEETEIRLANVTFDDPDEVKDIEHFHDDVITSDITDQEREERLCDPVTDDDTRVEDDVQEEERFEMTQDPFVEEPEGAESKPVTGGNAVEESPNIEEVTSGGEESFEWAEEDA
- the LOC117155538 gene encoding uncharacterized protein LOC117155538 isoform X4, which produces MVYESDFYTTRRPYSRPLVSSYSITDRPITLPISTILQYFDDEAREIRARVDSLLRRVHVFIPRAVASDFAEEIIPERMGSGDYVRRLISGKHNAKKDTIEPISWYDVPDRGNFGNLACVKYVAGKPQSVRKPYFKVADLRPSDVKNDVNFLSYYSKNREAAANASPDVPMTERELRKARALQPDLDESTLRKEIKTDKETESKPEKKRGFKRGKAETKGTEDEATKASTLQSVKEPEPVNETQSKPETIKEAEFASEIAKQPEPLQESELSKQPEPVKAPKSAKKVKPMKEPEPVKEAKPSKEPEPAKELELAKQPEPAKDPEPTKELEPAKEPEPLKEPEPVTETVSVEEPEPVKEAELAKEVQLAEKTEPVKQSEPELEAIKEPVKESESVKEPEPLGEPAKSLEPELNSENPAESIQAVTEALQESESEAVQGPQPISELETNQESTPKASSEPQTTEGVSESDETDEKKATNKVVKHDKEEAVKRIEEYLVKAVEEARTEEEKKQAAEEEIAKLEADEMKAWEALQVAQERLAHLDEIVEQEKAEAERKAEEAKIEANRLETERILEEERKIAEARTTALLKEQERMIIEEELEKARDQEETEIRLANVTFDDPDEVKDIEHFHDDVITSDITDQEREERLCDPVTDDDTRVEDDVQEEERFEMTQDPFVEEPEGAESKPVTGGNAVEESPNIEEVTSGGEESFEWAEEDA
- the LOC117155538 gene encoding uncharacterized protein LOC117155538 isoform X5, with product MVYESDFYTTRRPYSRPLVSSYSITYFDDEAREIRARVDSLLRRVHVFIPRAVASDFAEEIIPERMGSGDYVRRLISGKHNAKKDTIEPISWYDVPDRGNFGNLACVKYVAGKPQSVRKPYFKVADLRPSDVKNDVNFLSYYSKNREAAANASPDVPMTERELRKARALQPDLDESTLRKEIKTDKETESKPEKKRGFKRGKAETKGTEDEATKASTLQSVKEPEPVNETQSKPETIKEAEFASEIAKQPEPLQESELSKQPEPVKAPKSAKKVKPMKEPEPVKEAKPSKEPEPAKELELAKQPEPAKDPEPTKELEPAKEPEPLKEPEPVTETVSVEEPEPVKEAELAKEVQLAEKTEPVKQSEPELEAIKEPVKESESVKEPEPLGEPAKSLEPELNSENPAESIQAVTEALQESESEAVQGPQPISELETNQESTPKASSEPQTTEGVSESDETDEKKATNKVVKHDKEEAVKRIEEYLVKAVEEARTEEEKKQAAEEEIAKLEADEMKAWEALQVAQERLAHLDEIVEQEKAEAERKAEEAKIEANRLETERILEEERKIAEARTTALLKEQERMIIEEELEKARDQEETEIRLANVTFDDPDEVKDIEHFHDDVITSDITDQEREERLCDPVTDDDTRVEDDVQEEERFEMTQDPFVEEPEGAESKPVTGGNAVEESPNIEEVTSGGEESFEWAEEDA